A region of Tolypothrix sp. NIES-4075 DNA encodes the following proteins:
- a CDS encoding RNA polymerase subunit sigma-70, which yields MQIPHFPEANHPLVKSLFHHSDQELLDLFQSHPEAGKYFTAMFCRYSPIVYTLIRHSARSPVQADYLFALTWRHIYYELGGLDLSDAESSKETLTLQNWLINMTAFCINDLELPPTEAIHYSLQATSPPLWCYIEQALEQMPPVLRLMVLMAQTFHWSETRIAAYLQAEGEAIAPAEVANFLQEGYLMLEDKLPADVRAIYLGEDLPQS from the coding sequence GTGCAAATACCACATTTCCCCGAAGCTAATCACCCGCTAGTTAAATCGCTGTTTCATCACAGCGATCAGGAACTTTTGGATTTATTTCAGTCCCATCCGGAAGCTGGAAAATACTTTACGGCGATGTTTTGCCGTTATAGCCCGATAGTATACACGTTAATTCGCCATTCCGCGCGATCGCCTGTGCAAGCAGATTATCTGTTTGCTCTCACTTGGCGACACATATACTACGAACTCGGTGGACTTGATTTAAGTGACGCTGAATCAAGCAAAGAAACTTTAACTTTGCAAAATTGGCTGATCAATATGACGGCTTTTTGTATCAACGATCTCGAATTACCACCCACAGAAGCAATTCATTATTCTCTCCAAGCGACTTCACCACCTTTATGGTGTTATATCGAACAAGCTTTGGAACAAATGCCCCCAGTTTTGCGATTGATGGTTTTAATGGCTCAAACCTTTCACTGGAGCGAAACTCGCATTGCTGCTTACCTGCAAGCTGAAGGTGAAGCGATCGCTCCAGCAGAGGTAGCCAATTTTCTCCAGGAAGGCTATCTTATGCTAGAGGACAAATTACCTGCGGATGTCCGCGCCATCTACTTGGGTGAAGATTTACCGCAATCCTAA
- a CDS encoding DUF29 domain-containing protein — protein MYTYNLYKTDFYAWTQEQVRLLTTQQSDQLDTINLISEIETLGRKERQELRNRLGILLGHLLKWQFKADKRSNSWLGTIREQRIQIKLLLSDSFSLKAYLDEVFLTAYELSLALAIQETQLGEQVFPEICPYTWEQALNSEFLPESN, from the coding sequence ATGTACACGTATAACCTCTATAAGACAGATTTCTATGCTTGGACTCAAGAGCAGGTTAGGTTGCTGACAACTCAACAGTCGGATCAATTAGACACGATCAACCTGATTTCAGAAATTGAAACTTTGGGTAGAAAAGAACGGCAAGAATTAAGAAATCGGCTGGGAATCTTGCTGGGACATTTATTAAAATGGCAGTTTAAAGCTGATAAACGTAGCAATAGTTGGTTAGGTACAATTCGAGAGCAACGTATTCAAATTAAGCTGCTTTTGTCAGATAGCTTTAGTTTGAAAGCTTATTTGGATGAAGTTTTTCTCACTGCTTATGAATTAAGTTTAGCTTTGGCGATTCAAGAGACTCAATTAGGTGAGCAAGTTTTTCCAGAAATATGTCCCTACACTTGGGAGCAAGCGTTGAATTCAGAATTTTTACCAGAATCGAATTGA
- a CDS encoding glyoxalase-like domain protein has product MVIAVSVTPLLIQPYTLGSFLPSLPLDSLFSTQGIMVMLLAAYAGAMWMFLTSAPKVHTVMVSDLEVARQLYEGLLDLPAAEVPLHYYYNYEQSIGAAGIDPLYMSASPTFSGSRMMNNASEGLWYQLKKNTQLHVITGASLGSKSQQRHVCFDRDCLDMILMRVETRGLKFKIRNRKPLNFLIKDYEGRVIELAEVAN; this is encoded by the coding sequence ATGGTTATAGCAGTTAGTGTGACACCGTTGTTGATTCAACCTTATACTTTAGGCTCTTTCTTGCCTTCCCTGCCGTTAGATAGCTTATTTTCCACCCAAGGCATTATGGTGATGCTGCTAGCAGCTTACGCCGGTGCCATGTGGATGTTCCTTACCAGTGCGCCAAAAGTACACACCGTTATGGTGTCAGATTTGGAGGTTGCCCGTCAGTTGTATGAAGGGCTGCTAGATTTGCCAGCAGCAGAAGTACCTTTGCACTACTATTACAACTACGAGCAAAGTATAGGGGCAGCGGGAATCGATCCGCTTTACATGTCAGCCAGCCCAACGTTTTCCGGCAGCAGAATGATGAATAATGCTAGCGAAGGGCTTTGGTATCAATTAAAGAAAAACACCCAGCTACACGTCATTACTGGAGCTAGTTTAGGCAGCAAAAGTCAGCAACGTCACGTTTGCTTTGATCGTGATTGCCTGGATATGATTTTAATGCGTGTGGAAACGCGAGGTTTGAAGTTCAAGATCCGCAATCGCAAGCCTTTGAATTTTTTAATTAAGGACTATGAAGGACGTGTGATTGAGTTGGCTGAGGTGGCGAATTAG